The sequence GTGCTACGCATTCAAATGAGCAGCCGGGGTGGCTATCCTCAAAGTGTAGAGCTGAAGCACTACAAGACATACGCCGGTGAGCCTTTGTTCTTGCTGGTACCCCAATACCAAAAACGTCGTTTCATTGTGAATACACGCCATGGGGCTCTCGACTTATCGCAGCTTCATTACAGCGTGAAAAAACAAGATAAGCAAGAACTGGTCTTAGAAGCTATTTTGGGTGAAGGCAAGCGCATCGTGCAAACCTATCGTTTCCGTCAAGATGTACCTTATTTGTTAGACTACAGCTTGCGCAGCGAGGGGCTTGAACAAGACCTTTTGGCGGGCATTGCCTTCGACTGGCAGGCAAGCATGTTGAACACAGAAAAGGACGTAACCCTCAGTCGCAGCAAAGCAACAGTGAACTACTATACTACCGAAGGAGGCTTCGATGGGCTGAATGAAATGAGCTCCGAAGCAAAGGAAGAAAGTATTGCTTCCCCTATTGTATGGACCAGCTTTAAACAGCAGTTCTTTAGCGCTGCTATCATTCATCCGGCGGCTTCCTTCCAAAAAGCGCAGTTGTTTGTAGCTCCTCCCGCCGACGAAAACAGCAGTATAGTGAAGCATTATGGCATGCGCTGGGAAAGTGCACAAAAACTTAGCTCGCTTGACTTCCAATTGTTCTTTGGACCTAACAAAGTGCCCATCCTCTCAAAAGTAGGTTACGATTTCGAGAAAAACGTTTATTTGGGTTGGTCACTGTTTCGCTGGATTAACCGTTACATCATCATCCCCATTTTCAACTTCCTTGAGCAGTTTATCGATAATTATGGACTTATCATCATCTTGCTGGTACTTATCATCAAAACAGCTCTTTTCCCGCTTACTTATCGTTCTTACATAGGAATGGGCAAAATGAAAGTGCTGCAGCCCGAGATTCAAGCGCTCAAAGAAAAATACAGCGACCCACAAGAGCTACAGATGGCACAAATGGAACTGTTCCGGCAAGTGGGTGTAAACCCGCTGAGCGGCTGCCTGCCCATGTTGCTTCAAATGCCCATCTTGTTTGCCATGTTCATGTTCTTTCCCAACGCCATAGAGCTGCGGCAGAAAGCCTTCTTGTGGGCAGAAGACCTCTCTACCTACGACTCCATACTTAACCTACCCTTCAACATTCCTTTCTACGGCGACCATGTCAGCTTGTTTACTTTGCTCATGACCCTTTCAAGCATAGCTTATGCTTACTACAGCAGTCAAAACACTGCCAGCAGCCAAGCCGGTCCTATGCAATATATGGGCTACTTCATGCCTATCGTATTTATGTTTGTGCTGAACTCTTACCCTTCCGGTTTGAGCTTTTATTATTTCTGCTCCAATATCATTACCATCGGGCAACAGTTGATAATCCGTCGCTTTGTAGATGACGAAAAGATTCTTGCCATTCTGGAAGAGAACAAGAAAAAACAAAAAAATGGTGGCAAGCAGTCTTCTTTCCAAAAACGCTTGGAAGAGGCAATGCGCAAAGCACAACAAGCCAAGAAAAAATAAACAAATACCACTTGAATTGCATACCATCCTTGTCTTTTCAAGGGTGGTTTTTTTATTATGCACTCCCGTAAAACTACACGCAATATGAGACGTCTCTTTTACCTCATTGCCCTCTGCAGCTTTGCCCTCGCTTGCCTATGGCAGTGCACAATGCCGGAAAAAGAACAACAAACGCATGTCTCCCACAATGCATTGCCCGAGATAGAAACACAGTATGCGCACTTCCACCTGACAAAGTTGAATGAAGATGCTTATTTGCTTGTTTTGGGCAACACATCCAACGACAGTACAAAGCTGTATTATGTACTCTCCTACAGCTCCCAAATACCGGAAGCGTACAAAGGGCTACCCCTCATTCATCTGCCCGTACAAAACATTGGCGTGCGCTCAACTACACACCTCGGCTTTCTGAAAGCATTGAATGCTGCCTGCCCCCCTTTTTTGAAAGCTATACCGGATACAACTTATATCTTCGATAGCTCATTGCGACAAATGGCAGCACAAGGTAAATTCATCATTCTACAAGAAGAAACATTGCCCTTAGAGACAATTGCTCGCCACTGTCGTTTGCTGCTGGTATCTTCGCCGCTCAATGCTGCCGAAGCTGAAAAACTTGCCCGTTTGGGGGTAGTTTCCCTGCCCATTCTCGAATGGATGGAAACGCATCCACTGGCACAAACCGAGTGGATTAAGCTGTTTGGGATACTTACAGGCAAGACGCAGGAGGCGCAAAGGTACTTCGAACACATTACACAGGCTTATATCACCCTGCGTGACTCTGTTGCCCAGCAACTTGCCCGTGTCCCTCGCCCTCTGGTCATTACTGGCTTGCCGTTTCGGGGGCAGTGGTACGTAGCCGGCGGGCAAAGCTTCATGGCTCAGTTCATACAAGACGCAGGAGGCGCATATTACTGGCAAAAAATTCCCCAAACAGGAAGCTTGCCCATTGCTTTCGAAAAAGTCTATGAAGCAGGCTTAAAAGCCGATGTATGGCTACACCCCGGACAGGCACGCAGCCGGCAAGAAATAACCAACGCCGACCCCCGCCTGCAAGACTTCAAGTCATGGCAAGGAGGACATGTATTCAACCGCACGCGACGCCTCTCACCTACCGGTGGCAATGACTACTGGGAACAAGGCGTAGTAGAACCACACATCATTCTCGCCGACATGGTAAAAGCCTTACATCCCAAGCTTTTGCCCCGCCATACATGGAAATACTATGAACAACTGCCTTAAAAAAACAAAAAGGGGGCTTCCCCCCCTTTCCTACTCTCATTTCAATGAGTTACTTCTTCAAGAAACGGTCGGTCTTGTCATCGAAGTGAACAATATATACTCCCTGTGGCAAGCTACTGATATCTACAAACTTGCCATTTCCTTGCAAAAGCACATTGCCCTTCATATCGGTAATTTTGTAATTGACCGACTGGGTAAAATAAATTTTAGTGCTGGCATTTTTAGGATAAAAGCGCACCTCTTCGGCAGACTTGCGGTACACCAGCTCAGGCGAATAATATACCCGCCCATCGAGCTCCTGATGACGGATGCGATAGCGGTTTATGCCAGTATGATGCTGTATGGGCACCGTATAGCTCCCCTCGCCATTGCTGCCTCGTGCCGTGATGATGCGTACGGTCAGCCAGTTGTTGTTCATGAACTTTTGGATGTAATAAGTGCTGTTGGACGACTCGCCGGCAGCAGTCCAGTGCAAAGTATTTTCATCTACGGAATAAGTTACAAACTGAAAGTCAGCATCTCCTCGTATAGCATCAGGATTGATAATTTTAGGTTTGCAACCCTGTGCATGAACAATCTTAATAATCACCGGACTGTTCATAGGCACCGACGAAAGGTCTATCTCGAAAGATGAAGCCCGAGGCTCAACAATTACTTGTTGGTCGTTCACATAAACCGACTGGGTGCAATAGCGGCTGCGATCGGGGGTAAAAGGATTTTGCACATAAAGGTTGCGCCCTTTGTAAACTCCACTTATGGTAAATGATACATTTTCCTGCGCGTGCGCAAAGGAAAATGCGGCTATCCAGAACAGCAGTCCCCCTATTAAAAAGCGATAGTGTAACACTATATCAGCCATTCATTCTACAAGATCAAAATACAAAGCTTTACTTTTTAAGTATTTATTGCATTTGTACAAATTAGAAAAAAAAAATATTCCCAAGCAAGCACATTGCTATTCTTCCTTATACAAATTTAGCAATACGCTCTCGGAATAGGTGTAAATATTGTACTTACATTAAATGTATGCACCAACGTTTTTCTTATCCTTGCACAAAAGATTGCAGCAGGGCAGCATATACTTACATGGAGGTTACTCATAACGCAAGGCTTCGATGGGGTCCAAGCGCGAAGCTTTGTAAGAAGGATAAAAACCGGCAGCCACTCCCACCACTGCACAAACCGTAACCCCAAGCAACATAGCTCCCCAAGGTACAATGAAAACATCAATTTCCATCAGGCGGGCAACTCCATTGCCGATGAGCAAACCCATAATAATGCCGGCAATTCCCCCCAGCTGGCAGATGGCAATGGCTTCTAACAAAAACTGCCATTGTATTTGACGCGGAGTAGCACCAATGGCTTTTCGAGTACCTATTTCGCGGGTACGTTCCGTTACCGACACCAGCATGATATTCATCAAACCTACCGAAGCCCCTAAGAGAGTAATAAAACTGATTACTCCACCGCCTATGCTCAAATACCCCGTAATTTTACTCAACTCTTCTGCCAGCGTTTCATTACGCTCTATCTGAAAAGATGAGGGTGCCCCCACACGGTCATTGCGGATACGGCGCATCAACATCTCCGCCTCTGCCATCACCGATTCAAACTCTTCGGGGCGATACACCTGTACGGTTACCGTGAAGGTGGGTTCAGAAGAGAAAAGTATGCGTGCGTTGGTCAAAGGGATGATGATGCTGCGGTCAAGAGAACCGCCCCCCATATCACTGCCTCGTTTTTCCAATACGCCCACTACCTTGTAGCTACGCCCCAGCACACGTATATTTTTGTTGATGGGGTCTTCCTTATCGAACAAAGTTTGGGCTATTTCACTGCCAATCAAAGCCACATACTGCCCATTTTCCATCTCTTGCTCGGTAAACAAACGCCCTTTGGCTGTCTGCACATCTTGTTGTTTGAGATAATCGACATTAGAACCCACCACCTGAATGTTAGGATTTGTCTTTTGTGAGCGGTACTTGGCTTCTGCCGAAAACGATAATACTGTTGAAATAGCCACCGTTCCTTTGTCTTTCATCATGGCTTCGAACTGTAGCACTTCATGATAGCGCAAAGGCGGAGCTACTTTCCGCATCCGCTCCCATCTTCCAACTTCGGTATTGATTGTAAAAGAATTAGCACCTAACGATGCCAAGTTGCTGTTTACCGAGTTATCGATGGCACTGATAGCCGTAAGAATACCTACCAAAGCGGTAATGCCGATGGCGATAATTGCCGCAGTTAAAATTGCCCGTAAACGGTTACTCAATACCGAGCGAACAGCTTCTCTTATATATTCTACCTTCTCCATAAAATGATATGCGCTTTACAATGGTTTCTTAAAAATAAACTTTCGAAGTGTGTGGCTTGTTTTTACAAGCAGAACGCTCTAATTTAAAGGAATCATATATTTCAGACGCAAAAAATACAAAGCAATGGCAACACCGATGGCTTTTCTATATAAAAAGCAGCTCATGCAAGGGATTTTGCTGATGTGTTTCCTATCAATACAAACGACAATTTACGCCAACCGTATTTTTGTCCCTATGGACGAAACCCAAAAAAACCACCTGAAAGCCTATGGTGTAGCTTATTGGGTGTTGTCGCAGGGCTTCGAAATCGAATGGCTGCTCAACTACAAAGGGGGGAGCTTTGTATTGCCCGCAGCTACTGCCATTGAAAACCGCCTACTTTCACGCAACGTAAGCTACCGTGTCATATCCGAAGCCGAATATAATGAGATAGTAGCCTTCATCAGTCGCCCCGATGTGAATATGGATGTAATGAAATTAGAAAAAGCCCCCAAAATTGCTGTCTATTCTCCCAAAAGCAAACAACCATGGGACGACGCCGTAACCTTAGCGCTCACCTATGCCGAAATTTCCTATGACGTCATTTTTGACGACGAGGTTCTACAAGGCAAACTCATAGAATACGATTGGCTACACCTCCACCACGAAGATTTCACTGGGCAATACGGTAAGTTTTATGCCGCTTACCGTAACCAACCGTGGTATATTCAGCAACAAAATGAGTTTGAGGCTACTGCCCGGCGCTATGGTTTTAAAAAAGTATCACAGCTGAAATTGGCAGTAGTCAAACGTATTCGAGAATATGTTGCCGGCGGCGGTTTTCTCTTCGCTATGTGTTCGGCTACCGATACTTACGATATTGCCTTGGCAGCCGATGGGGTTGATATCTGCGAGTCGATGTATGACGGCGACCCTGCCGACCCCAATGCCCAGTCGAAGCTTAACTTCAGCAACTGCTTTGCTTTTCAGAACTTTACTTTGGTGATGAATCCCTACCAGTATGAATATTCAAACATAGACAACCAAAGTTATGAGCGTGGGGTAACCGAAGAGAATGACTATTTTACCCTTTTTCAATTCTCTGCCAAATGGGACCCAATCCCTACCATGCTCACACAAAACCACGTGCATGTAATCAAAGGGTTCATGGGGCAAACCACTGCCTACAAAAAACAGCTCATCAAACCCGATGTGGTCATTATGGGCGAAAACAAAGCCATCGGCGAAGCGCGCTACATCCACGGGGTGCATGGCAAAGGTTTCTGGACGTTTTACGGCGGGCACGACCCTGAAGATTACCAGCATTTTGTATATGAAGAGCCCACAGACTTAAGCCTTTATCCCAACTCGCCCGGCTACCGTCTTATTTTGAACAATGTATTGTTTCCTGCTGCTAAGAAAAAGAAAAAGAAAACCTAAAAGCAGCATCCACTCACTACATGTTGCGGTATTGCTGCGTGGTAGCCAAACCTAATAAGCACAAACTCTTGGCTTATCTCTATCTTTTGTAGTGGTGTTAGGTCTACAGCCATCCTGCTCACGTTGGCATTGCCCACCTCATCCAAAAGCATACCGCCAATGATGTAGAGTTGCTGCGAAATAAAAAATTGTTTTTGCTACTTCGCAACCACCGCAACGAATCTAACCAAATACCTGCTAAAGGTTGATTACAGCCTTCCTATTTAGGAAGAAAAAAGCCCGGAGGCTATGCAAATCAACCTTAGCTGGATGGTCTCAGCCGTGTGATTTCTGTTTTTTCAAGTTAAAAGTAAGCACTGAGCGATGAGCATGCTCCACTACATCCTCAGCTATGCTACCCAAAAAAAGGTGTGAAATGCCCCGCCGCTGATGTGTGGGAACGACTATGAGGTCAGCCTGTACGTCATCGGCAAAGTTCACAATACCTTCATCTTGACTCACATCACAATATACATGCAAAGAAGCATTCAGTTCATAACGCTCAATGAAGCGCTGGTATGCCTGCTCTATTTCCCGGCTTGTCATAAAGTCTGTGGGTGTATTGACACGCAACAAAAGCAAGTCCGCCTGCAATATTTCCTGCCAATACTTCAGTTCTTTCACAGCCACCTCCGATTCCTCGTCGAAACCTGTTGCAAACAGCATTTTGCGCACGCGATTAGGAGCAAAATCGCTTTTAATCACAAATACGGGACAAGCGGCATGGCGCACCACTTTGTCGGTCGTAGAGCCAATGAGTGTACCTTCCAAGGCATCGGCACCTCGCCCCCCTATCATAATACAGTCGGGTTGCTCTTCTTGCTCATATTCCATAATAATGGGATAAGCACGCCCTACCTCCACCACAATACGGTGCGATACCTTTTGCACCATGTCGCCCATTTCTTCCAACACCCGTTTCAATTCATCCTGCGCCCGCTCTACCATATGCTGATGAAGCTCTTGTTCAATCAGGTTGTTTTCGGTGGTAAAAACTAAGGGTGCATAAAAAGTAGTAGGCATTACTTCCATTACATGTAAAAGCACGACCTCTGCCCCCGTATGCTCTGCCAGACGAAAGGCTGCACGCAAAGCGTGGTTGGCATAGTCGGAAAAGTCTGTGGGTACAAGTATTTTTTTCAACATAAGCATTTACCTTTTGGCTTTTTCATGAATTTAATAAAAAAGGATGCACCTTCTTTCAAAAGACAAGAAAAAAAAGAAAAAAACACGACGACATAAATTTGCACAATTCCTTTATTTTCATTAGCTTACTTTGAATATAGTATGCTCATTCGCCCTAAACTCAAAACAGTAAGAATACTATGGACAAGTTAACATTAGAAAAAACCATACGCAGTATCACCGAAGAACTCGACGGAAACACCTTAGACTACTCAGACAATAACATCATTGCAACCATCCCGTTGCCAGAGGGGCGCTTTCAAAGCATCACGACCTATTTGTTTGAAAACCCAAACGGAAGCAAAACCATAGAGTTCGCTTCGCGTGTTTGTGATGCCGACACACCCGGCATTGATTATCGTCACTGCTTGGAGGTAAACCGAGACTTGGTTTACTCTAAAGTCATCATACAAGATGGCTATATCCAATTGGCTGCATCGATACTCGTGGAACATGCCACAAGAGACATCATCAAAGACATCATTGTTGAGATAGCCCAAAAAGCCGATGATTTGGAAATGGAGCTAACCGGTGCAGATATGCACTAAGCTCACCCAATCATAGAAACAAAGGGAGGATTTTATGCATCCTCCCTTTTGTATTTATGCCTTGTTCTTGTTTTTAAGCGCATCGCGTATTTCACGCAATAGCAACACTTCTTCGGAAGGCTTTGGCGGCGGCTCTGCTTTTTCCTCTTTCTTTTGAAAACGGCTGTAAAACCTCACAATGACAAAGACAGAGAAAGCAATGATAAGAAAATCCACGATGGTTTGTATGAAGGCACCGTAATTCAGGGTAACGGCTGCCTGCTCCTCGGTTGCCTCTTTGAGTGTCCATTTCAAATCAACAAAATTGGTATTTCCTAAAAGCAAGCCAATGGGGGGCATGAGAATGTCATTCACCAAAGAGCTGACAATCTTGTTAAAAGCAGCTCCTACAATTACAGCAACGGCTAAGTCCAACACATTGCCACGTGCGATGAACTTTTTGAATTCTTTGAGCATAATCATCGGTTTTTTTCAAGTATTACACTTTGTAATTTTTCTTTTTGTCTGTTTTTCGTTCCAAGCAGCCTCTCACCCATTGGCGCGTATATCAGGCTGAACTAAAAACTTTTGAGCAACCATTTCCACAAATCTTTATATGAGGGCTTCTTACCATATGAAAGGATACCAATACGATAGATACGGGCAGCCAGCCAAGTGATAATCAGAAAGCCTGCCACCAAGCAAGCCATCGAGAGCAGCAGTTCCCAAGCAGGCACACCATAAGGCAAGCGCACTACCATAATCACCGGTGAGGTGAGCGGAATCATAGACAACCAGAAAGCCAACTGACTATACGGGTCATTCAGTACAATTTGTGCCATGATGAAAGCCAATATCAAAGGGATAGTTACAGGCAAGGTAAATTGTTGCGCATCGGTCTCGCTATCAACTGCTGCCCCTATAGCAGCAAACAAGGCGCTGTAGAGGAAATAGCCGCCCATAAAGTAGAACAAAAAGCCAAAGATAAGTTGGAAGAGGTTTATATCAAGAATAGTTTGCAAAATACTTCCTACTCCCCCTGCTGCCGCCGTATGCGAGGTTTCTGGTGCTGTAACGCCAGCTTGGGCATTAGACTGCATGGCAGTTGCCCACTCAGTAGGCATCAAAACCGTAGCCAGCTGAATCAAGACAACGGTAAGCACAATCCACAGACCAAACTGCAACAAACCCACCAGACCTACCCCCAGCACTTTGCCCATCATCAGCTCTATAGGACGCAGGGTCGAGATGATGACTTCTACAATGCGGTTGGTTTTTTCTTCTATGACTCCACGCATCACCTGTGCTCCATAGATAAAGATAGACAGATAAATGACAAAAGAAAGGAAAATGCCAATACCAAAGAGTATTCCTGAGTTGGCTGCTTTTTCTTCCCCTTCTTTTGACAGCACCAAAGTATGTGTTTGCAATTGCACCTTGGTTTGCTCAAGCACTTCCTTGCTAATGCCTGCTTCCAGCAATCTTATTTCTTCTATGCGCCGCTGAATAAGCTTCACAATGCTATTTTCTTCTGCCAACGAAAGCGCTTTTTTCGAAACTACCCGCACACTCACTTGTGCGGTGTTGTTAGGTTGCGGTGCCATCAAATAAACCAACACGTCGGCTTTGTCATGAGCTTGGAACTGCTTGAAACGCTCTTGGTAGCTCCCGTCTATGATATTAAACACAACACTTTTAGAGCTGTCTATCTGCCCTTTTAGTAAATTGCTTTCATCTAAAATCATTACATGCATACCTTTCTCTTCCGAATCGGCATACATAACTACCAAAATGGGAGGTAGTATCATCAGCGCCACTATCAGCAAAGGCGATAAGAAGGTAGATATCCAAAATGCTTTGGTACGTACTCGCGTGCTGAACTCCCTATGAATAACGATGCCTATTTTTCCTAACATATTTTTTATGTCTGTTTTGAAGAGTGAATTAAGAAACTATCTTAATGAAGATGTCTTTCATAGAGGGCAACACTTCTTCGAAGTGAATTATCTGCCCCTTGTCAATAAGAAATTGCAACAAATCATTGGGCTGCAGATGCTCTGCCCCCTGAATGCGGTATTCCCACAGTCCATCGTCTGCCTGCTTTTTCTCTAACAACTGAAAGCCTTCGGGCAACTGCTCTATGACTACGGGCATGTGCACCTCAAAGACGTGCTCTTTAAAACGGCGGCGGATTTCGCGTGTGGTGCCGTCCAGCACTTTGCGCGAGGCGTGCAACATGACCACATGACGACAGAGCTCCTCGACCGACTCCATGCGGTGCGTCGAAAGCATGATGGTGGTTCCTTGCCGGTTCAGTTCCAATATTTCTTCTTTCACTATTTCGGCATTGACGGGGTCAAAGCCAGAAAAAGGCTCATCTAAAATGACCAAACGAGGACGATGTAGCACTGTGGCAATAAACTGCACCTTTTGTTGCATTCCTTTTGAAAGCTCTTCTACCCTCTTTTTTCGCCACTTCATAAGGTCAAAACGCTCAAGCCAATGCCTGATTCTTATTTTGGCTTCCTTAGAGGGCACTCCTTTCAGGCGCGCCAAATAGAACAGGTGCTCTTCTACCTGCATTTTTTTATACAGTCCCCGTTCTTCAGGCAAATAGCCCATCTGCTCTAAGTGATGGCGCTCCATAGGTTGCCCGTCGAAGAGCACCTGCCCGGCATCCGGCAAAACTATTTGGTTGATAACACGAATCAAAGAGGTTTTACCAGCACCATTGGGACCCAACAAACCTACAATAGAGGCATGCGGCACCGTTATAGACACATCATCAAGAGCTACGTGCCCTTCGTAGGTTTTTTTGATGTGTTCTGCTTGCAATAATGTCATAGATTGTTTATTTAAAAAACGTTTTTTGACACTTGTCATTGCCTACATATGGCATGATTCTTTATCTTTAAACAAAAACTAAATATAGTACAAACCATGAAAAAGATACTAGTACCCACTGATTTTTCTGAGCACGCACAAAAAGCCTTGGATTTCGCTGTTTTTATAGCCCGGCGGTCAGGAGCTTCTCTTAGCCTACTTCATGCCTACCATATACCCTATCGCACCAGCGAATCTGTGATGGCATCAAATAAAATTTATGAAATACTCAAAGAAGATTCAGAAAAGAACTTGGCTGACTTGCAAGCAAAAATCAAAAAAGAACACCCTCAAATAGAAGTGGAAACCATATCGCACCGTGGCGATGTGAAAAACTTCATTACTAACAAAGCCAATGATTTTGATTTGATAGTCATGGGCACGAAAGGGGCGTCGGATTTTGAAAATGTAGTATTTGGCAGCACCACCGCCACCGTTCTAAACAATGCCCCATGCCCTGTGCTGGCGGTCCCTGTTCTAGCTCAGATTTCGCAAATCAATCGCTTGGCTTATGCCAGCAACTACGAAGCACACGACCTAGAAGTAATAGATAGGCTTTGTGAATTTGCGCTTATCTTCGGTGCGGAAATTCACGTTGTGCATTTTGTAGAACCCGAATTTGACGACTTCGAAGAGCTCATCCGCTATCGCGGCTTCGAGATAGTTGTTAAAGAGAAAATAGCATATCCCCATCTGTATGTACACAAAGTGGCAACCGAAGACTTCAATAAAGGGATGAGCGAATTTGCCGAGAAGCAAAATATAAGCCTACTGGCAATGCTCACCCATAAACGCAGCTTCTTGGAAAAATTGTTTTTACCAAGCCTGACAAAAGAGATTGTCATGCAATCGCCCATTCCAGTACTGGCATTTCGCAGCAATCATTAAAAATTTTTTG comes from Thermonema lapsum and encodes:
- a CDS encoding universal stress protein; protein product: MKKILVPTDFSEHAQKALDFAVFIARRSGASLSLLHAYHIPYRTSESVMASNKIYEILKEDSEKNLADLQAKIKKEHPQIEVETISHRGDVKNFITNKANDFDLIVMGTKGASDFENVVFGSTTATVLNNAPCPVLAVPVLAQISQINRLAYASNYEAHDLEVIDRLCEFALIFGAEIHVVHFVEPEFDDFEELIRYRGFEIVVKEKIAYPHLYVHKVATEDFNKGMSEFAEKQNISLLAMLTHKRSFLEKLFLPSLTKEIVMQSPIPVLAFRSNH